Proteins encoded in a region of the Onychostoma macrolepis isolate SWU-2019 chromosome 20, ASM1243209v1, whole genome shotgun sequence genome:
- the si:dkey-90m5.4 gene encoding leucine-rich alpha-2-glycoprotein, with translation MNSWLLHALAVMVVFCCRDALSCPKRCTCHFSAKTTEVVCPDAGLSHFPGDGLPGNTTSLTIQFTNLSVLTSQHLTAIPLLEELHLPGNKLSSLPADLLKGLHYLHTIDLTGNELRELPACVFHHAPLLNLVLKDNHISSIHPDWLPNNSNITWLDLAGNHLMKFPMPQLQSLIQLKVLHLSQNKLEELPVGCFDAHPALERLHLDQNKIQSLDVKAFSRSDNLTHVFLQKNRLESVPPAVFQGLKRLEYVDLSDNKLQFLSPGTLDINTNWVELTINPWHCDAKIEYLWRKLTMESLQSEPKCTAPENLKDRVIATLTRKEMGLPE, from the exons ATGAATTCCTGGCTCCTGCACGCGCTCGCGGTGATGGTCGTCTTCTGTTGCCGTGACGCCCTCTCGTGTCCGAAGCGGTGCACGTGCCACTTCAGCGCCAAAACAACCGAGGTGGTGTGTCCTGACGCTGGCCTCTCGCATTTCCCTGGAGACGGTCTTCCAGGAAACACCACCTCCCTGACCATCCAGTTCACCAACCTGAGCGTGCTGACCTCGCAACACTTGACAGCCATTCCACTGCTGGAGGAGTTACACCTGCCCGGCAACAAACTGAGCAGTTTACCAGCAGATCTTCTGAAGGGCCTTCATTACCTGCACACGATAGACCTCacag GTAATGAACTGCGAGAGCTACCTGCATGTGTTTTCCATCATGCTCCACTTCTCAACCTGGTGTTGAAGGACAACCACATCTCCAGCATCCATCCAGACTGGTTGCCCAACAACAGCAATATCACTTGGTTGGACTTGGCCGGAAACCATCTTATGAAATTCCCAATGCCCCAACTCCAAAGTCTGATTCAACTAAAAGTTCTGCACCTTTCGCAGAACAAACTCGAAGAGCTTCCAGTTGGGTGTTTTGATGCTCACCCTGCTCTAGAGAGACTTCATTTAGACCAGAACAAAATCCAGTCCCTGGATGTAAAAGCCTTTAGCCGCTCAGATAATCTGACTCATGTCTTCCTGCAGAAAAATAGATTAGAGAGTGTCCCACCAGCTGTATTCCAGGGGCTCAAGCGCTTGGAGTACGTCGACCTCAGTGACAACAAGCTGCAGTTTTTGTCCCCTGGCACATTAGACATTAATACCAATTGGGTGGAGCTGACCATTAACCCTTGGCATTGCGATGCTAAAATAGAGTACCTGTGGAGAAAACTGACCATGGAGTCCCTGCAATCAGAGCCCAAATGTACAGCACCAGAGAATCTGAAAGATCGTGTCATCGCAACACTCACCCGCAAAGAAATGGGCCTACCGGAGTAA